From a single Ooceraea biroi isolate clonal line C1 chromosome 12, Obir_v5.4, whole genome shotgun sequence genomic region:
- the LOC105285476 gene encoding uncharacterized protein LOC105285476 isoform X2, translated as MQPAYTVDTDNKESVSAKSSNEVASLQLIHFPKRDSSNSLSTNISSCSSNFSESPLLLSQDFNEFVSSEQIETKNKELADISDLQIVNIEDTVSFDVNVGINVEDTVSFYVNVGTNEPDLEDLTETSVQLEDELKDFDDVTTAPVQTSSDKEQERQSPIPNFNTANAEGRTPLLNLLHKNGSHLQKLIHNIHRKDLVPVGSDINLIGKVTAKHLLNLATPPLRKIPTSTLIRWSKYFKRLFPKTPTSAFYAFKYEPYRRSDGIILQRKRAQGVLQVQLFQERRKLLKENRDVLLRQPSTSVSTGRDRSPCPSNISHITKTWRSVSQSEGEIQSRTEIPREVSLSQTDPTIESHLNYLRNELHYKLTSELLSSWEATFTYRRNQLLHQSGTVWDYLNEYRVLQIEEVGKVLIEQDFEKLCPNLDPVTRYSGNLAKNCEKYRLAIIATASVLKIKYNKIK; from the exons ATGCAACCAGCGTACACTGTTGACACAGATAACAAGGAGTCTGTTTCAGCGAAGAGCTCAAACGAAGTTGCATCATTGCAGTTGATCCATTTTCCCAAAAGAGATTCATCGAACAGTTTGTCTACAAACATCAGCAGCTGCAGCAGTAATTTTTCAGAGAGCCCATTGTTGCTTTCGCAAGATTTCAACGAGTTTGTGAGCAGCGAGCAAATTGAAACAAAGAATAAAGAGCTTGCAGATATTTCAGATCTGCAAATAGTGAACATTGAAGATACTGTTAGTTTTGATGTTAATGTTGGCATAAACGTTGAAGATACTGTTAGTTTTTATGTTAATGTTGGCACAAACGAACCTGACCTTGAAGACCTCACAGAAACAAGTGTACAGTTAGAGGATGAGTTGAAAGATTTCGACGACGTTACAACTGCTCCCGTACAAACGTCAAGCGATAAGGAACAAGAAAGGCAATCACCAATTCCAAATTTTAATACAGCAAATGCTGAAGGTAGAACTCCGCTGCTTAATCTCTTGCATAAAAACGGATCCCATCTTCAAAAACTTATCCACAATATCCACCGTAAAGATTTAGTACCAGTGGGATCTGACATCAACTTGATAGGAAAAGTTACTGCCAAACATCTCCTCAATTTAGCCACTCCTCCACTACGGAAAATACCAACAAGTACTCTCATAAGATggagtaaatattttaaacgtcTGTTTCCAAAGACGCCGACATCCGCTTTTTATGCCTTTAAATACGAGCCATATAGACGTTCAGACGGCATCATActtcagagaaagagagcgcaaGGAGTGTTGCAGGTCCAACTCTTTCAAGAGAGGAGAAAACTTCTTAAGGAAAACCGAGATGTTCTATTGAGGCAGCCAAGTACGTCAGTCTCAACCGGCAGGGACAGAAGTCCGTGTCCTTCAAACATATCTCATATCACAAAAACTTGGAGATCTGTCAGTCAATCAGAAGGAGAAATTCAATCTAGAACTGAAATTCCAAGAGAAg TGTCTCTTTCACAGACTGATCCAACAATAGAGTCTCATCTTAATTATTTGCGGAACGAATTGCACTACAAATTGACCTCAGAATTACTATCCTCCTGGGAAGCTACTTTTACATATAGACGGAACCAACTCTTACATCAGTCAGGAACAGTGTGGGATTATCTGAACGAATACAGGGTTTTGCAAATTGAAGAAGTTGGTAAAGTCTTA ATTGAACAGGATTTCGAAAAACTTTGTCCCAATTTAGATCCTGTAACGAGGTACTCGGGGAACCTAGCCAAAAATTGTGAGAAATACAGGCTTGCAATTATTGCTACAGCTTCagtacttaaaataaaatataataaaataaaataa
- the LOC105285476 gene encoding uncharacterized protein LOC105285476 isoform X1, with translation MKYGPRRRFGRTLVKWMSLHNCLIDPELLAAYGDMQPAYTVDTDNKESVSAKSSNEVASLQLIHFPKRDSSNSLSTNISSCSSNFSESPLLLSQDFNEFVSSEQIETKNKELADISDLQIVNIEDTVSFDVNVGINVEDTVSFYVNVGTNEPDLEDLTETSVQLEDELKDFDDVTTAPVQTSSDKEQERQSPIPNFNTANAEGRTPLLNLLHKNGSHLQKLIHNIHRKDLVPVGSDINLIGKVTAKHLLNLATPPLRKIPTSTLIRWSKYFKRLFPKTPTSAFYAFKYEPYRRSDGIILQRKRAQGVLQVQLFQERRKLLKENRDVLLRQPSTSVSTGRDRSPCPSNISHITKTWRSVSQSEGEIQSRTEIPREVSLSQTDPTIESHLNYLRNELHYKLTSELLSSWEATFTYRRNQLLHQSGTVWDYLNEYRVLQIEEVGKVLIEQDFEKLCPNLDPVTRYSGNLAKNCEKYRLAIIATASVLKIKYNKIK, from the exons atgaaatatggTCCAAGGAGGAGGTTTGGTAGAACTTTAGTTAAATGGATGTCATTGCATAATTGTTTGATAGATCCCGAACTACTAGCG GCATACGGTGATATGCAACCAGCGTACACTGTTGACACAGATAACAAGGAGTCTGTTTCAGCGAAGAGCTCAAACGAAGTTGCATCATTGCAGTTGATCCATTTTCCCAAAAGAGATTCATCGAACAGTTTGTCTACAAACATCAGCAGCTGCAGCAGTAATTTTTCAGAGAGCCCATTGTTGCTTTCGCAAGATTTCAACGAGTTTGTGAGCAGCGAGCAAATTGAAACAAAGAATAAAGAGCTTGCAGATATTTCAGATCTGCAAATAGTGAACATTGAAGATACTGTTAGTTTTGATGTTAATGTTGGCATAAACGTTGAAGATACTGTTAGTTTTTATGTTAATGTTGGCACAAACGAACCTGACCTTGAAGACCTCACAGAAACAAGTGTACAGTTAGAGGATGAGTTGAAAGATTTCGACGACGTTACAACTGCTCCCGTACAAACGTCAAGCGATAAGGAACAAGAAAGGCAATCACCAATTCCAAATTTTAATACAGCAAATGCTGAAGGTAGAACTCCGCTGCTTAATCTCTTGCATAAAAACGGATCCCATCTTCAAAAACTTATCCACAATATCCACCGTAAAGATTTAGTACCAGTGGGATCTGACATCAACTTGATAGGAAAAGTTACTGCCAAACATCTCCTCAATTTAGCCACTCCTCCACTACGGAAAATACCAACAAGTACTCTCATAAGATggagtaaatattttaaacgtcTGTTTCCAAAGACGCCGACATCCGCTTTTTATGCCTTTAAATACGAGCCATATAGACGTTCAGACGGCATCATActtcagagaaagagagcgcaaGGAGTGTTGCAGGTCCAACTCTTTCAAGAGAGGAGAAAACTTCTTAAGGAAAACCGAGATGTTCTATTGAGGCAGCCAAGTACGTCAGTCTCAACCGGCAGGGACAGAAGTCCGTGTCCTTCAAACATATCTCATATCACAAAAACTTGGAGATCTGTCAGTCAATCAGAAGGAGAAATTCAATCTAGAACTGAAATTCCAAGAGAAg TGTCTCTTTCACAGACTGATCCAACAATAGAGTCTCATCTTAATTATTTGCGGAACGAATTGCACTACAAATTGACCTCAGAATTACTATCCTCCTGGGAAGCTACTTTTACATATAGACGGAACCAACTCTTACATCAGTCAGGAACAGTGTGGGATTATCTGAACGAATACAGGGTTTTGCAAATTGAAGAAGTTGGTAAAGTCTTA ATTGAACAGGATTTCGAAAAACTTTGTCCCAATTTAGATCCTGTAACGAGGTACTCGGGGAACCTAGCCAAAAATTGTGAGAAATACAGGCTTGCAATTATTGCTACAGCTTCagtacttaaaataaaatataataaaataaaataa
- the LOC105285475 gene encoding ubiquitin-protein ligase E3B encodes MQYYGDFHDSHRAVCWLWDILEKDFTEEERGLFLKFVTSCSKSPLLGFAHLEPPFSIRCVEVCDDEDTGDTIGSVIRGYFTIRKKDPHNRLPTSSTCFNLLKLPNYQKKSTLREKLRYTVTSNTGFEL; translated from the exons ATGCAATATTACGGCGACTTTCATGACAGTCACCGAGCGGTGTGTTGGCTGTGGGACATCCTGGAAAAGGACTTTACGGAAGAGGAGAGAGGCTTGTTCCTCAAG TTTGTGACGAGTTGCTCGAAATCGCCGTTGCTGGGCTTCGCACATCTTGAACCACCCTTCTCCATACGATGCGTGGAAGTCTGCGACGACGAGGACACCGGAGATACGATAG GCAGCGTGATTCGCGGATACTTCACGATTCGCAAGAAGGATCCGCATAACCGACTACCGACTTCGTCGACGTGCTTCAACCTGCTCAAGCTGCCGAATTACCAAAAGAAGAGCACGCTGCGGGAGAAGTTGCGTTACACCGTCACCAGCAACACCGGCTTCGAGTTGTAG